The DNA segment CTTCGGGAGAAATCCCGCGAATACCATTTGTTTCTACATTATCTAAATTCACATTCATACCAAATGCGAGTCGAGTCATAATTACCATTTTTCTAGCGGCATCAATTCCGTCCACATCATTCGTTGGGTCAGACTCCGCAAATCCTAGCGCTTGGGCTTCTGCTAAAACTTCTTCATATGACTTTTTCTCTGTCGTCATTTTTGTTAGCATGAAATTGGTCGTCCCGTTGACGATACCCATTACTTTTTGGATTTTATCTGCTGCCAAACTATTTACGATTGTACGTAAAATTGGAATTCCTCCTGCAACACTCGCTTCATAAAATAAATCGCATTTATTAGCTTGTGCAACTGCCACTAATTCGTCGCCATGTAGTGCAATTAAATCCTTATTCGCAGTTACTACATGTTTTCCAGCTTTCAAGGCCTGCAAAATGTATTCCCGCGCAGTTGTGATGCTGCCCATAACCTCGACAACAACAGTAATCTCTGGATCATCCAGTACATCAGACGGATTGGTGGTGAGTTCAAAACCTTTTGTTTCATAACGGCGATTTTTTTCTAAGTCACGAACTAGCACTTTCTTTACAGAAATACGATAGCCAGTTACTTGACTAATTTTTTCTTGATGTTCTTCTAAAATATGAATAACGCCGCTTCCTACCGTTCCAAACCCCAACACACCTACTTGTAACTTTGCTTCCACTTGAAAACCTCCTTATTATTGTTTAACAAAACAGAAAATTTAACTTTTTTATTACCTACTCATAAAAAAAGTAATTAGTGATATTATACGCAACTTCACTGGGAAATGTAAACCCTTGAAGGGAAAGTTTTTATTTTTAATAATTTAGCCAGTTCTTACAATGGATACTACCTCTAGGACTCCACTTATGTTTAGGCAGAAAAGCTAAAATCATTTTGAGATGTTTATATATAAACATCGTCAAGACGCAAAAAAGCAGACTCCATTTAAAATGGAGTCTGCTAAACATTGAGATACCAATGTTTTTTTATTTCGCAGCGTTTGCGTCTTTGAGACCATATTTTTTGTTGAAGCGGTCCACACGGCCGTCTGCAGTCGCATGTTTTTGTTTACCAGTATAGAACGGATGCGAATCAGAAGAGATTTCGACACGTAGTAACGGATACTCGTTGCCATCTTCCCATTTAATTGTTTCGCTTGAGCTCTTAGTAGAACCTGACAAAAATTTGAAATCAGTACTAGTATCAACAAATACCACTTGACGGTACTCAGGATGAATTCCAGTTTTCATTTCTTTTCAACTCCTTCGCCCTGAATCATCTGAAACAGAGTAATTAAGTGCTTTTACACACAGTATAAGTATTATAACAATGTTATAGCAAACAAGCAAGATTATTTTTTCACTTTGAAGATTATCCATTTGCTAAACACGTAATTAAGTACTTTTAAAAATATTAAATCCGATTAGAATTGGAACAGTTATTATTCTGGAGCATTTTTTAGCTCAATATCTTTTGGCAAATTGAAATAAATTTTGAAATTATCCGCTTGCCCACTCGGAATAATCAATTCACTATGCCACAGAAACTTATTATTTTTTAGAGGTTTTACAGTTACAACTTTTTTACCATCACTTACCTGTTTATAAATACTATTCATTCTATCGTTATCCGAAATTTTTATTTGGGTGAAAATAATACTATAAGCAACTAATAAACAAAGAGCTAAAGTGACAATTGGAATAGTAAGTGGTTTTAAATCAATAATTTTTTCATCCACTAAATAAACAAATAGTCGTAAAATAAATAACACAAAAAATACATAAGAAATAATAAAACATCTTGACCCAAAAGGTGTTACAAAGAAAAGTGGACTAGCCACAAACACAGCAGATATAAGATAAAAACTTAATTCCACTTTTAAAGAACTCTTTTTAAAGAAAAGTATAATTGTAAAAAGAATAGTTAGATAAAATAATAATGATAACCAAGCTTCAAACTCAGAATTTTTGGCTACATCACTAAAAATACTTAGTTGCATTCTATCTACAACAATCGGTTGGTAAAAAGGATAAATTAATAATATAACCATAAAAATATTTTTGACCCATATTTTCCATGTTACCAAATTAGTTCCTATTTTTACTAATAAAAAAATACAAAACATAGCTAATACAAAGTTCAAAAATATATTATTCATAATTAAATATTTATACATATTACTCGAAAAAATAGAATAGATTTTTTCAAAAAAACCCATATCAGTATCAATTGTTCGGTAATTATCAGCACCAGTAAATATTCTTACATAAGCACCATTTGAAAACATTATTATAGCTCCAATAAAAGCTGAAATGAGATAAGTAACATGAAAATAAAAAATCTTTCTGAATTTCATAAAGCTATAAATTATAACAAAACTACCAGTAAATATATTATAAATTGTAGCATGTTCAACAAATAATTGAGATCCTATTCCTAATGGTATAGCAAAAATTATTAACCACATAGAATAACTAGGTCTCTTTTCATAAAAAATATTCTTCACAATTAATAAATACACTAATATACAAATTGTTGCAGTGTTATAGTTGGCAAAACCAGCTGCCCAAGCAAATGTAGAAGAAAACATATCACTTGATACACTCAACATTAACAACAAGCTTAAAAAAGCAATAGTTAACTTTGTTGTTTTAACTATCAAAAGAGGTAGCACGACAATTGCAGCTCCGAATACGCCCATAATTAATATTCGGAACCAGTCAATTCTAGTGATAATTAATTCACAAAAGTTTCCGAAATAACGTCCATTATAATCTTTAAATCCATCGTAAAACCGATTCATTCCATGCTCAATTCCCCAAGTCCAATCATCATGAGTCAAAGGCGTGCAATAAGACAAATACAAGTAAAATAAAAAAATCACCAAACTAAAAATACCAATTTTAAAGCTATCTTTTTTCATGCTGTTTATCATAGATCCCCATCCCTTTATTTTCTAACTTTAAAAATAATCCACTTACTAAAAACATAGTTTAATACTAATACTATAATATTAGTCCATATTTTTGCCCATAATTCATTTATTTCTAATCCACTAATTAATAATATCATTACTAAGAAATCAACAATATAAGTTAGAAATCTAAAACCAAAGAATGAAGAAACTTCTCTTGCTTTTTCCTTCCAAGTGGGAGTATAACTCTCAAACACATATTTCTTATTGGAAAAATAAGCGAATAATACAGATGCTACCCATGCAATTGTATTCGCAATCCGGTAATCCCAATTTAATAAATCAGTACATAGCCAAAAGGTTACAATATTAATAAGAGTTGTAAATCCACCCATAATTAAATACATAAGAATACTATGCATACTATCTGTATACCATGGTAACTTGTCTAACAATTGCCTAACTCTACTCATTTGACATCTTCTTTCTCTCCATTATATTCTTCTACAAAATAAAGCGGACGTTTTTTTACTTCATTAAAAATTCTTCCTAAATATTCACCAATAATTCCTATACTAGTTAGTTGAATCCCACCTAAAAATAATATAGTTATCATTAATGTTGGAAACCCGCTCGAATTAGATCCCATTATCAAAGTTTTTATTAATATATAAATCAAATAAACAAAGGTTCCAAGCGATATGGTAAATCCTGCTACAGTTGATAATCGAAGAGGTAATGTAGTATAGGAAGTAATTCCTTCAAGAGCCAAATTGATTAAAGCTCGATAATTCCATTTAGTTTCACCTGCATGTCTAGGTGCAGCATCAAAAGTAACTTCTACTTTTTTAAAACCAATCCAATTATAAAGTCCCTTTGTATAACGTTGCGTTTCTTTTAGTTTTTTAATAGCATCTACACACCGTCTATCAAGCAATCGAAAATCGCCGGTATCTGGAAGAACTGGCGTTTTAGTCACTTTTTGTAAAGTTTTATAATAATATTTCGATGTTATTTTCTTCACCCAACTTTCTCCAGGGCGTTTGTTCCTTCTTGCATAAACATCCTCATAACCTAATTCCCAGAGTTCAACCATTTGAGTAATTAACTCTGGCGGATGTTGTAAATCAGCATCCATTGTAATGACAGCATCACCTTTTGCATAGTCGAACCCGGCAGCCATTGCTATCTCTTTCCCGTAATTTCTTGATAGGTCTACAAACCCTACTCGCTTATCTTCTTTATGTAACTGTTTCACTATTTCTAATGTATTATCTTTACTACCATCATTGATAAATAATAGCTCAAAGGTATATTTGTCTTTGATAGAGTCCATAACATTAACAACAGTTTCATATAATTTAATAATTGATTCTTGCTCATTGTATGCCGGAACAGATATTGTAATTAGTTTCATCATCTTTCTCCTTCTTATGTCTAGCCTCAGTATGCTCTAAAAATGATAGTATCAAAATTAACAAGAAAAGTACAGGTTGGATTTATTTTTTAAACATTTCTTCCTGTAATAATTCATAAAAAGCTTCATTATTCTCGGTTTTCTTTAAATATCGAACAAATCTTTCTGAAATATCAAGTCCGTCGCCTTGTTTTGGCATGGCTTTGCGAATTTTCCACAGTTGTTCTAGACGATCTTTTGATAATAATAATTCTTCTTTTCTTGTTCCAGAGCGGCGCATGTCGATTGCAGGAAAGACGCGACGTTCCGCAAGTTGACGATCAAGATGCAATTCCATATTTCCAGTACCTTTAAATTCTTCATAAATCACATCGTCCATCCGTGAGCCTGTATCAACTAATGCAGTAGCAAGAATTGTTAAACTACCGCCCTCTTCTATATTACGTGCTGCTCCAAAAAAACGTTTGGGTCTATGGAAAGCTGCCGGATCAATCCCACCTGAAAGCGTTCGGCCACTTGGCGGAATAACTAAATTATAAGCGCGTGCAAGACGTGTGATACTGTCCATTAAAATAACTACATCCCGTTTTTGTTCCACTAATCGCATTGCTCGTTCAAGCACAAGTTCTGCAACTTTAATATGGTTTTCTGGAACCTCGTCAAATGTCGAACTGACTACATCCGCTTTTACAGAGCGCTCAATATCAGTCACTTCTTCTGGTCGCTCATCTATTAATAAAACTATTAATTCAGCGTCTGGATGATTTGTCGTAATCGCATTCGCAATTTCTTTTAACAAAACGGTTTTCCCAGCCTTTGGTGGCGCAACAATTAGTCCACGTTGACCAAAACCAATCGGAGAAATCAGATCAATTGTACGCGTTGAAATTGGATATTTGTCCGTTTCTAAATGAATTTGGCGATCAGGGTAAAGTGGTGTTAGACCTGGAAAATGTACTCTT comes from the Listeria welshimeri serovar 6b str. SLCC5334 genome and includes:
- a CDS encoding DUF6056 family protein: MINSMKKDSFKIGIFSLVIFLFYLYLSYCTPLTHDDWTWGIEHGMNRFYDGFKDYNGRYFGNFCELIITRIDWFRILIMGVFGAAIVVLPLLIVKTTKLTIAFLSLLLMLSVSSDMFSSTFAWAAGFANYNTATICILVYLLIVKNIFYEKRPSYSMWLIIFAIPLGIGSQLFVEHATIYNIFTGSFVIIYSFMKFRKIFYFHVTYLISAFIGAIIMFSNGAYVRIFTGADNYRTIDTDMGFFEKIYSIFSSNMYKYLIMNNIFLNFVLAMFCIFLLVKIGTNLVTWKIWVKNIFMVILLIYPFYQPIVVDRMQLSIFSDVAKNSEFEAWLSLLFYLTILFTIILFFKKSSLKVELSFYLISAVFVASPLFFVTPFGSRCFIISYVFFVLFILRLFVYLVDEKIIDLKPLTIPIVTLALCLLVAYSIIFTQIKISDNDRMNSIYKQVSDGKKVVTVKPLKNNKFLWHSELIIPSGQADNFKIYFNLPKDIELKNAPE
- a CDS encoding homoserine dehydrogenase encodes the protein MEAKLQVGVLGFGTVGSGVIHILEEHQEKISQVTGYRISVKKVLVRDLEKNRRYETKGFELTTNPSDVLDDPEITVVVEVMGSITTAREYILQALKAGKHVVTANKDLIALHGDELVAVAQANKCDLFYEASVAGGIPILRTIVNSLAADKIQKVMGIVNGTTNFMLTKMTTEKKSYEEVLAEAQALGFAESDPTNDVDGIDAARKMVIMTRLAFGMNVNLDNVETNGIRGISPEDIEVAYQLGYKIKLVGTAEETNGTVNVNVGPVLLPKAHPLAGVNYENNAVFVTGAAVGETMFYGPGAGELPTATSVVSDLITVAKNSRLGTNGNAFNSYKHETKHTPKEQVFSKYYLRLTMDDKTGTFLKLTQIFAEAGVGFDKILQQPYDDFTATVVIVTHSTSQAQLEQAITRVKNEPEMQMLAKYSVVEG
- a CDS encoding glycosyltransferase family 2 protein, whose protein sequence is MKLITISVPAYNEQESIIKLYETVVNVMDSIKDKYTFELLFINDGSKDNTLEIVKQLHKEDKRVGFVDLSRNYGKEIAMAAGFDYAKGDAVITMDADLQHPPELITQMVELWELGYEDVYARRNKRPGESWVKKITSKYYYKTLQKVTKTPVLPDTGDFRLLDRRCVDAIKKLKETQRYTKGLYNWIGFKKVEVTFDAAPRHAGETKWNYRALINLALEGITSYTTLPLRLSTVAGFTISLGTFVYLIYILIKTLIMGSNSSGFPTLMITILFLGGIQLTSIGIIGEYLGRIFNEVKKRPLYFVEEYNGEKEDVK
- a CDS encoding type B 50S ribosomal protein L31 encodes the protein MKTGIHPEYRQVVFVDTSTDFKFLSGSTKSSSETIKWEDGNEYPLLRVEISSDSHPFYTGKQKHATADGRVDRFNKKYGLKDANAAK
- the rho gene encoding transcription termination factor Rho; the protein is MAKLSIAYLESLTIKDIYALAKEHKIAYYSKLTKRELIFALLKSNAEKEGFFFMEGVLEIISNEGFGFLRPINYSSSSEDIYISASQIRRFELRTGDKVSGKVRPPKENERYFGLLHVEAVNGENPEVAKERVHFPGLTPLYPDRQIHLETDKYPISTRTIDLISPIGFGQRGLIVAPPKAGKTVLLKEIANAITTNHPDAELIVLLIDERPEEVTDIERSVKADVVSSTFDEVPENHIKVAELVLERAMRLVEQKRDVVILMDSITRLARAYNLVIPPSGRTLSGGIDPAAFHRPKRFFGAARNIEEGGSLTILATALVDTGSRMDDVIYEEFKGTGNMELHLDRQLAERRVFPAIDMRRSGTRKEELLLSKDRLEQLWKIRKAMPKQGDGLDISERFVRYLKKTENNEAFYELLQEEMFKK
- the gtcA gene encoding cell wall teichoic acid glycosylation protein GtcA, encoding MSRVRQLLDKLPWYTDSMHSILMYLIMGGFTTLINIVTFWLCTDLLNWDYRIANTIAWVASVLFAYFSNKKYVFESYTPTWKEKAREVSSFFGFRFLTYIVDFLVMILLISGLEINELWAKIWTNIIVLVLNYVFSKWIIFKVRK